From the genome of Candidatus Defluviilinea proxima:
GTGTAAATGCGTCCACTGATGAGCGCGGTGTATTCGGTCAGGTTGGCGAATGCGCTGTAGTCCATGCCGTAATAACCGAGTATGCTGTAAATGAGTGTGCCCAATACGGCACCGATCACCGCACCGGCTATACCGATCAGTATCCCTTCCAATAGGAAGATGAGTGTGATCTGGCGTGGTTTCAATCCCAGTGCGCCGATGACGCCGATCTCACGGGTGCGTTCGAAGACGGCCATCATCAATAGGTTGAGGATACCGATGGCAACGATCCCGATCATGAAGGTGCCGAAAACACCCATCACACCGGTCTTCATTTCCAGCGTCTCTTTCAATTCAGGGATGCTGGTCTCCCAACTGGTTACTTCATAACCGGGCGCGGCTGTATTGATGGCATCCATCACTCCAGGTTCCTGACCGATCTGTTTCAATGAAACGACGATCTCTGTCACCTGACCATCCAACCCAGACAGGGCCTGTGCCTCAGCAAGAGACACGTAAATGGTGGCTTTTTCTACATTCGGCACACCGACATCGTAGATGCCCTTGACGGTCATGGTACGCTGGCGTTCTTGCTCGTTCTTTGAGTTGGCAACCATCGTGATGCGGTCGCCCACGTCAATGTTCATCGCAGTGGCAAGTCCCTGACCAATTACGATCAGGTCTCCATCCTCAGTAGAGACGTAATCTCCCTTTGAAATATTGTCTGCTACCGGGCTGATCTTGGACTCTTTCTCCGGTTCGATGCCAACAACGGAAACTGCAAACGCGCCTTCGCGGTTGGTTACCAGACCACCAGTAATAATACGCTTCGAGGCGGCAACCACCTCTGCTTGTGACTCTGCGGCTGCGACAATCGCATCCGGGGCATTCATGGGGAGCAGGGGTTTGCGTCCCACTTTTTCGTTATAACCGGGCGCATGGACTTGCACGTTACCTCCCAGCAATTGAATGGCATTGCCGTAGATGGCTTGTTCAAAGCCGGCCACCACGCCATCGTACAGCACCAGCATGGCCATCGTGATACCCATGCCTATGGCGATCAGGAAGGTCCTGCGGCGTTGTCTCCACACGTTACGCCAGGCAAGTTTTAAATATAAGATCATTGATGATCTCCTTTCGAAAAGTTTTTCTTACTCGTACCGTAGCGCTTCCACTACGTTCATGCCTGCAGCTTGTCTTGCCGGGATGATCGCGGCGAACGCACCGAACAATAAACCGATGGCGATGGCTGTCAAAATTCCGCTTGCAGGGAAGAGATAACCCAACGGGAAGATACCAGCCATGGCAACAACGATGACATAACCGAGATACAGTCCGCCTAAAATGCCGAAGGCGGTGCCGATCGCTGCGAGCAACAAGGCTTCTATTACAACCATCGTACGGACCTGTTTGCGTGTGCCGCCTGCCGCACGGATCATGCCGATCTCGCGTGTACGTTCAATGACACTGATGGTCAGCGTGTTGACCATGGCGATCAATGACGGAACGGCGAGTAAAAGGAAAATGATATACAAACCACTGAATGCAATGTCCATTTGTGAGCGGAGGGATTCGTAATACTCCGTGCCGGAGACCACTTTGAAGGTCGGGTAGTTTTCTGCAAGAGCGCGAATAGCTTTATCTGCGGCAACACGGTCCGCATCTTTCTTTAAGTTCAGTTGAAGGTACACATCGTCTGTTGCGCCGAAATCTGTTTGCAGGTTAGCTTGCGATATGTAGCCTGTGACCACTTTCGTGTTGAGCATATCGGTACCCATGGCAACGATGCGATACGTCAACGTGCCGTTGGGTGTGACAAGATCAATGGTATCTCCGACTTGTTTGCCAAGCCCGACCAACAAGGCGCCGTTCACGATGATGTTGCGTCCCTCTGCAAGGGAAGTGTAGGCAGAGTTGTCGTCAGCGTAGAGAGAGCTTTGAAAGTAGAGACCAGATACGGCTGGGTAAGAGACGGGGTCAATTCCCAAAATGGAGATCGCCTGACCGTTCGATTTCGCGTTGGCAAAACGAAGCGTGCTGATCTGGTCCACGCCATCAATGGCTTTGAGTTGTTCAGCAAACTCTGGCTTTGCACCTACATTGCTGCCCCACAGTGCGATGGCGGGCGGAATGAAAATGTAGTCACTGCCAAGGTTGTCGCGCATCATGTCATACAGAACAAACGTCAGGCTTGAGATCATGCCGCCGATGGCCACGATGATCGCGAGTGCCAACATACTGGTGCTGGCAGTCACTGCCACACGCGAAGGCTGGCGTGTGATGTTGCCCTGTGCCAGTTCACCTATGCCTTTCCTTGCATAGAACAACGCGATCACTCGACCAAAGATAGATGCGAATGGACGTACCAACGCCGGGGCGATCAACACCAAACCAAGCAGGAAGAGAAATCCACCGGGGATGATGAATGCAGGTTGACCACTGAGAATGGCGATAACCGTAAGCACGATGATGATCACGCCTCCTACGAAGCCGATGCCTGTTTGCCGGTCAAATTGCGTTTCTGCCACTGACGGCCGCAACGCTTCGAGCGGGGTCACATTGCTGGCGTTGAACGCGGGGATCAACCCAGCCGTAACTGTGACACCCACGCCCAGGAAGATCGAGCCGAAGAAAAGCAACGGCGAGATCACAGGGTTGCCAAGATTTAAATTCACAAATTGGCTCATGAAAGGTTCGGCGAGGCGAATGGTTCCCCAGCCAAACAGGTAGCCAAGAATTAATCCGAGCCCTGTCCCAATGATTCCTTGTAAGAGACCTTCAGCAACGATGATGCCGATGATGGTGCGGCGATTTGCGCCAAGCGCGCGCAATAAACCAATATCACGGCGTCGTTCGGCGATCACGGTGCGGAATGTGTTAAAGATGATGAACCCGCCCATGAAAAGCGCGAGCACACCGAAGACGTTGAACATCGTCTGCGCGAGCTCAAGCGAAGCGAACATCTCTGTGCCTGTAAGCAATGTCCCGACCTGATACTGGTCGCCTAGTGTGGTTTCGATATTTGCTTGCACCTCAGCGCGGCGTTCTTCCATCGCCATCGCTTCGGTGTTGATGTTGATCGTATTGATCTTGCCAGACGAGTCAGTGATTTTTTGTGCATCTGGCAGGTTGACCCATACAGTCTCGTTGCCCGGCGCGATCTTGGCAGGGAGGATGCCGACGATCGTTAATTCCGTCGTGCCGTCCACGCTTGGGATGCGGAAGGTATTGCCTACATTCACTTTAAGTGTGTCGGCGAGTGTGCGTGAGATCAAAGCGGAGGCGGAGTCATCGGCTTGTAAATAGCGGCCCTCCATCATTTGAAAAGCGCGCAACGAGCGTTCTGCATCGGGATCAATCCCGATGAGCGAAATGGCTGTCACGTTATCTGATTTGTTTGAATCCTTATCGAAGAAATCCGCAGGGATGTTGATGGTGCGTGCCAAAGAAGGTGCATACACGCGGACACCATCCGCGCCCTGCAGTTTGTCTGCGACCGTTTGCGGGAATGCTTCACCGGAAACATGGGTGACGCTGTAATCTACAGCACCTTCCGCGCTTTGCACGTTGACCTGTAAAGCATTGAGCATGGTCGGCATGATGATGTTCATGCCGAAGATCACCACCACACCGAAAATGACCGCGAGGGTGGTGAGAAATGTGCGTAGTTTTCGCCCAGTGAGATAGCGGGCGGCGAGAGTGAGTTGGAGATTCATGTCAATCTCCCATTTCCTTTACTTTACCTGCCACGAAGTCTGCGGTTTTGCCGTTCTTTCGTTCAAGCAGTGTTTCATCCACGACTTTGCCATCTTTGAGGAAGATGATGCGGTCGGCATAAGCGGCAATGCGCGGATCATGTGTCACCATGACTACAGTGCGCTTGTATTGTTTTGAAACATCGCGCAACAAACTTGCGATCTCATCACTGGAGCGTGTATCGAGATTGCCGGTGGGTTCATCAGCGAGGATCAGTTCAGGGTCAGCGACCAGAGCACGGGCAATGGCGACGCGTTGTTGCTGCCCGCCGGAGAGTTGATCGGGACGATTCGCGAGTCGATCCGCAAGCCCGAATTTGGTCAGCCATTCTGTGGCTTTTTCCTTCGCCTCGGCCGGTTTCACGCCATCCAGCGTGATGGGCAGAGCGGCGTTTTCCAAAGCATTCAAGACCGGAATGAGATTGAAGAACTGAAATACAAAACCGATCCTGCGACGGCGCAGTTCTGTTAACTGATCGTCATTGAGGTCACTCAGATTATGTCCGCCGATGAGTACGTTTCCTTCGCTGGGCTTGTCCAACCCGCCGAGCAAATGCAACAGCGTAGACTTGCCGCATCCGCTGGGGCCCATGATGGCAACGAATTCACTTTCCCTGATCGTAACGTTGACGTGATCAAGTGCGGTGATCGCTGTAACACCAGCGCCGTATATTTTTGTCAATTTTTCAACTTGAATGTTAGACATGATGTTTCTCCGTTCCATCTATAAAAACAATTTCCTGATTATTCTTTGCCATCAGCAGGCAGATGCTCTTTCGTTTCCTTTTTTGGACGTCCGCGCCGCCGTATTTCGGGCTCGGGGAACGGCTGGCCTTTGATCGCTTCCAGCCGCATCTCGATCATGTCCAGCCAGCGCAAATCCGCTTCGAGGTGCATGATGGTTTTGTCGGTCAGCAGGATCTGTGCCATTTCGATCTGCGGGTCGTGTGTATCCCGTTGGGCCGTGGCATCGTGCAGTTCCTGATACAGGCGTGAGCGTTGGGTCTGGATAATGCGCGCCGGGTCCGCTTCTCCGGAGACCAATCCGATCATCAACTTGACAAAGAACTCGTCACGTTGATGTTCCGTGGGCACGCCATCATCGAACCAGCCCTTCAAGGCATCACGTCCATCCCGGGTGATGGCATAAATGCGGCGGTCTGGTTCGCGGCCCTCGCCCAAGTCCGATTTGGTTTGCACCAGCCCCGACTCTTCCAATCGTTCCAGCGTGGTGTAGATCTGGGCAGGCTTCACATCCCACGTGGCTTCACCGACGACAGCCGAGAAGGCCGCATGCAGTTCATATCCATGGCGGGATTTTTGAGCGAGCAATCCTAAAATGGCATTTCTGACCGACAAAGAGAATTCTCCTGAAAAATAGTATACAGGTTACTAATTATGCAACGCGCAAAATAATATACGAGTTACTATTTTTTGTCAAGAGGCTTTGGATAAAAAAAAGACCCCGAAAACCGAGGTCTTTTTTGGAAGAATATCCGGCAGATTACGAGCTACGCTTCTCTCGTAACTTTAGCCTGAGGTTTCTTCGAGAAGCCGAATCTCCCCCAGAATAATTTCAGCATTAATCCCGCCCGCCAAAAGGCGACAGCCGCCATCCCATGCGCAAGGACTGCGAATAAGGGCGGTGTTTGATTCGTATAGTAAGTCCAGCATTCGCGGGTAGTGCCCCATAACTCAAGGTAATATCCCAACCCTGAGCCTGCTACAAAAGTGAGTAGTGCAAAGCGATGGTCTGTTGGGGTGAAGATGAGGAGAATACACAAGATCAACGCGAACCAGGTAAAGGACTTGTCAAAGGTTGGGGAAACAAAGATCAGCATCAAGGCCAGAAAAGATGCGAATGTGATCCAATACAAAATGATAAATATGGAACGAGAACTGGTCGGTTTGAGACGTTGTTCGATCATCCAATTGATGAAGCGGGTAATGCGGTCAATGGATAAAGATGCAATCGGCCACGCTGGGATGATCCACAATGGCGGGCGTTCAGCGGTGTAATAGTGCCAGAGATTCGTTTGCGTGCCCCATGATTCAATTGCCAACCCTCCGCAGATACCGACGAAGATAATGAGCAGATCTGTTTTGAGATTTGCATGGGCCATGATCGTGATGGACATGAATGCAAAAATGCCAAGCAATAACCAGTCCATATATCGCCACCACGGGCCGTGCCAGTCGACGTACTTGAGATATTCCTCCGCGAGCGGCCACCAGATGTAAACGATAAGGAAAATAGTAAGCATGAACCCGCCCAGCAAGATACTGCTGTCGCGGGTCCAGAGTTTTTTTAGGGTTGACTGTACTTGTGACATGCGAAGTGGTTTTGCGCCTCGCTGTAATAATATATTCGGCGGTTTATTTGCCGGGCAGAATACTGCTTAGGGCTTTTGTCAAACTCTGCAATTCGCCTGCGTGACCTTTGATCTTATTCACATCGCCTGTCTTTAACCCGGATTGCACATCAGAAATAGTCCTGGATGTATGAGCTTCATTGTCAATGATCTTTTGCGTCATACTCTCAAGATTTACAAGCAAATCCACGATGTTTTTGGGGATGATCGGCAAGCCTTTGACGATGGGGAGCAACCCATCGAGGATGTTATTCGCAATACCGGCGTACTTAACTGTCAATGCATGAAGCGTGCCAATAGAGTTGGTCAATTCAAGCGCGACATCTTGTATCGAGTCGATCATAACCTTGTGTTCGTTGATCATCTTGGTAATGTCGTTGAGTGAGCCGGTCAATTTATCTGAGAATTTGACCATTCCTGCAGATGTTGCGGGGGTATTAGGGGTTGGCATAACAATCTCCTTTTTATAATTTGCACAACTATACAATATTTATGGAACAAATACAAATCAAAATGAATTCATATGGCTATCAAAAAATCTTTTTGTTTATAAAAGGTTAACGTGTGCAAGCGAGCCAAATGTTATAATCTTATTTGTGAAATCAGGGCGTTCCCTGAAATATTTTGATATTCATACATGTATGAATGAAAGGAATTTGAACCATGAGTCTCTTCAGTAAAATCCTCGAGAAGATCGGTATTGGCAAGAAAGATGAAGTTGCTGGTGCCACAGCTGCTGCGGCTGCCGCCCCTGCAAAACCTGCGGCTCCTCAGGCAGTAGCGGCAACTCCCGCTAAACCTGCGGCCCCCGCTACACCTGCCAAACCTGCTGCGCCTGCAACTCCTGCTTCGCCTGCTATACCCGCTGCCTATGCTGGGTCCACTGGCAAGTCGATGCCTCCTAAGGCAATCTCTCAGGTGGATGTAGTCAAACACCTTGAGGAACTTGCCAAAGGCAAGAAGCTTGATTGGAAGGTATCCATTGTGGATCTGCTCAAACTACTTGATATCGATAGTAGCTTCGAAGCCCGCAAGGAACTGGCGACCGAGTTGGGCTGTCCTGCCGACCTGATGGGTGACTCAGCCAAGATGAACGTCTGGCTTCACAAAGAAGTTTTGAAGCAGATCGCGGCTAACGGCGGCAACATTCCGAAAGAATTGTTGGACTAATACAAAGTAAATTACAAACAGCGTGGACCTTATAAGGTCCACGCTGTTGTTTGAGATATAACCATCAATAGGCTCTATGTACCTTGTTTTTATATTTGACTTCACATAGAATTAATTGATCTAATCAGTGGGAAGTTGCACTCGTTTGGTATCGAATTTTCTGGCATTGTGTGAGGAGGTGCTTGCAACAGAAATAATAAAGAAATCATCGCAACCTGGCATAATATATTGTTCAATTTCATATCGTCTTTTGTTTGAGGAGAAACAAACATGACAAAAACTTTTTCGAAAGTATTTTCACTGGCGCTCATACTGGCGTTGGTGATCAGTGCGTTGCCTGTACAGAATGCACTGGCTCTTGGTGGGGGATCCGGCTCTATAAGTCTAACTACCTTGGGAAGTGCATATACCCAAGACTTTGATACCCTTTCTAACACAGGGTCAGCAAATACCCTTGCACTTGATGGATGGTACCTAAACGAGGTAGGATCCAGTTCAGCGAATAATGGACAATACAATACAGGCACCGGTTCAGGCACAGGCGGGGATGTATATAGCTTTGGTGCTGCCGCTACTACAGAACGTGCTTTTGGTACCTTGTTTAGCGGTACATTGACACCTACTATTGGTGCACAATTCACGAATAACACTGGTAGTACAGTAACATCGCTTGATGTTTCTTATGTCGGTGAAATGTGGCGTGCCGGTGTAGCGAATCGCAATGCTGCGGATCGCCTCGATTTTCAACTGAGTACTGATGCAACCAGCCTGACAACTGGCACCTGGGTTGACTATAACAGTCTCGATTACAACAGTTCAAATATCAATACAGCGTCAGGTGCATTGAATGGCAATGCATCGGGAAATCAGACCTCTGTGAGTTTCTCGATCACGGGGTTGAGCATTCCGAATGGCGCTTCTTTCTGGATTCGGTGGAACGACACTGATATTGCTCCAGGTGCAGACGATGGTCTCGCAGTAGACAATTTATCGCTCACTCCAAGTGGTTCCATTACCCTTCCAAATCTAACTATTACCGATGTCTCTGTGAGCGAAGGAAACTCTGGCACAACATCATTCATTTTCGATGTGAATCTTTCGTCGCCAGCTGGTGTGGGTGGCGTGACCTTTGATATTGCCACGCAGGATGATTCTGCTACTTCTCCTGACGACTTCACATCTGCTTCCTTGACAGGACAAACGATTCTTGCTGGTAGTTCAAGCTACTCGTTCAGTGTTTTGGTAAATGGTGATCTTGCAAACGAAGCGGATGATGCTTTCTTTGTCAATGTCTCGAATGTGACAGGTGCGTCAGCTATAGATGCACAAGGTGTTGGGAGTATCCTCAATGATGATGCGGCCGATGTAGCGCCAGAAGTTGCCAGCACCTTCCCTGTTGATGGTGCTACAAACTTCCCGGTTGGCTCCAACCTCACTGTGACGTTTAACGAGCCAGTCAATGTCTCTACTTCATGGTTTACATTATCTTGTTCTACAAGCGGAAGCGTAACCACCTCGTTTAGTGGTGGACCGACCACCTTTATGCTTGATCCGGGTATCGCGCTTGTTAATGGCGAAACTTGTACATTGACGGTATTGTCGGATCAGGTCAGTGATCAGGATGGAAATGATCCGCCTGATAATATGGTTCTCAATTTTGTCGTTGGTTTCACTGCTTATGATGTTTGTTCTGATTACACACCGATCTACTCCATTCAAGGTAGTGGGCTCTCTGCCGCCATTACCGGCAATGTTTCTACAAAGGGTGTTGTGGTCGGCGACTTTGAAGGGACTGCTGCCGCTTCCGGTTTCTATATTCAGGACTTAACCGGTGATGGTGATGCAACAACCTCCGATGGTATCTTCGTCTACACGGGTAGCTCTGATTTGGTCAGCGTGGGGCAGGTAGTACGTGTGACTGGCTTTGCCCGCGAGCGTTTCAACCAGACCACTCTCAATGGTTCCAATAGTAATACTGCTGCCGTCACTGCCGCGAATATTGTCAACTGCGGTACCGGCTCAGTTGCCGCAACTGATGTAACTTTGCCATTTGCGAATGCGGACTTCCCCGAACGTTACGAGGGTATGTCTGTGCGTTTCCCACAACCATTGGTGATCGCAGAATACTTTAACTACGACCGCTTTGGCGAAATCGTTTTAGCTCAGCCTTTGGCTGGCGAAACCCGTCCATTCACTGGTACGGCGGTTGATGAACCGGGTGCGGCAGCCAATGCTCGCGCTGCTGCGAATGCTCTCAGCCGCATCACACTTGACGATGTGCAGAGCGCGCAAAACCCATCCACACTTCGCCACCCGAATGGACTTCCATTCTCGTTGAGCAACCTCTTCCGAGGTGGTGATACAGTACAAAACGCGGTCGGTGTGCTTGGGTACGATTTCAGCCTCTATCGTATTATCCCAACGGGACCGGCAGACTATACCGCGGTCAACCCACGTACTACTGCTCCTGAAGCTGTGGGCGGTACCCTTCGCGTCGCCGCGATGAATACGCTCAACTTCTTTGTTACAGCAGATTACCCATCGGGTGCGTTGGATAACAAGTGTGGCCCCGCTAATAGCGTGGAATGCCGTGGTTGGGATAGTGACCAACCTCTAGAGTTCACTCGTCAACGTGACAAGCTCCTCACAGCACTTTCTGGTTTGGATGCCGATATCATTGGCTTGAACGAATTGGAGAACTCGACTGGTGTTGAACCTTTGAATAGCATCGTGTCCGGATTACCTGATTATGCCTACATCAATACAGGCACCATCGGTACTGACGCGATCAAGGTGGGTATGATCTACCGCCCTGCTAGTGTTACACCGGTTGGTGATTTCAAGCTTCTCACATCAGCGGTTGACTCCCGCTTCATTGATACCAAGAGCCGCCCATCATTGGCACAAACTTTCCAAGTCAATGCGACCGGCGCACGCTTCACTGTAGTGGTCAATCACTTCAAATCCAAGGGTTCTGCCTGTGACGATATTGGTGATCTGGATCTTCTTGATGGTCAGGGTAACTGTAGCCAGACTCGCCGCAACGCCGCCAAAGCTTTGGTGGATTGGCTCGCTACTGACCCAACCGGTAGTGGGGACCCCGATTTCATCATCATGGGTGACCTGAACTCTTATGCTCAGGAAGATGCAATCGATGAGATCAAGGCCGGTTCAGACGATACCATCGGTACCAGCGATGATTTCACGAACTTGATTTCCAACTTCCACGGCGCATATGCCTACTCCTACACGTTCGATGGACAGGCTGGTTATCTCGATCATGCCTTGGCAAGTGCAAGCCTGCTGCCTCAGGTTACCGGCGCGGCCGATTGGCACATCAACTCTGACGAACCCGATGTGCTGGATTACGACACATCCTTCAAGCCCGCCGCACAGGATGCACTCTACGAAGTAAATGCCTATCGCACCTCTGATCACGATCCTGTTGTTGTTGGCCTCGTTCCCAATGCAGCTCCTACGGTTGATGCCGGTGGACCATACTCGGCGTCTGAAGGCGGATCGGTCACACTCAGTGCGGCTGGCTCCGACCCGAATGGCGACAGCCTGTCCTATAGTTGGGATCTCGACAATAACGGTTCCTTCGAAACTGCCGGCCAATCTGTCAACTTTGCAGTTGATACTTTGGATGGACCCGCCAGTTACACGGTCAAAGTAAAGGCCACTGACCCGGGCAATCTCTTCGCAATTGCAAGCACAACTGTAGATGTTTCCAATGTTGCCCCAACGGCAATCTTGAATGTTCCATCTGTAGTAAACGAAGGAACGCCCTTTGGTATATCGTTTAGCGGCGCTTTTGATCCTTCCAGTGCCGATACACTGGCTGGTTTCCACTATGCGTTTGATTGCACTGGTGGTTCCCTGGCTTCTGCAACATACGCCACCAGTGGGACAAACGCCACCGCCAATTGCACCTTCCCCATTTATGGACTTTACACCGTACGTGGAAAGGTTATGGACAAGGACGACGGCAGTAATGAATACACCGTAGTCATTCTGGCTAAAAATGTCACATCCATCTTGGATAACTTCAACCGTGCGAATGGCTCACTAGGCTCAAACTGGAAAGGTTCAACAAGCACCAGTTTGTATCGCATCGATAGCAATAAGGTCGATGTGCGAGGCAACGGCGCGATCTATTGGAAAAATGCCTTTGGAGTTAACCAGGAAGCCAGTGTACTTTTGAGTACAGTAGACACAGCAGGTAGAGAGCAGGACTTGCTGTTGAAAGTACAAGGCGGCATCTCTCCCAATTGGGGTGCGGGTGCGATCGAAGTACTCTATAACGCTCCCACAAATAGTGTGAACGTCAACACCTTCCTGCCTTCCACACTGACATGGTTTGAATACCCCAGCATCCCAGTTACCTTTGCGAATGGCGATGAACTTGGCGCACAGGCGTTGGCAACAGGCGAAGTGGTGATCTTCAAAAATGGTATTGAAGTAGGGCGAGTGACAATGAACTCTGCCGACCAAACCTTCTTTAACACTAGAGGCGGGAATATCGGTCTCTGGTTCATCAATTCCACCAGTACCTTCTTCGACAACTTTAGTGGTGGGAATGTAACACTTCCTTAGCTGGTTTCTTCACGATAGTTTGTGAAGTAGCCTATCGATTACAATGGGAGCGTCAGCGAATACTGGCGCTCCCATTTCTTCTAATATGCCCCCCAATCATTTTGTAACACACAGCCTGAGTGACACGCGGATCTTACGAGTCTTATCCTCTGCATTGAATGCAGTTGACCCGGCGAATGCAGTACGAAAATACCTGCCAGATCTCAATGGTAATGTTTATGGGTTAGGAATTGGAAAAGCCTCCATCCCCATGCTGAAAGCTCTTGCGGAAGCATATCCGCTCTCTGGCAAGCTCGCCATCAGCAAACACGCATCACCATCTGACCTCAACCTGTTTCCCGTACTATTAGGCGGGCACCCGGTCCCAAACTTGGATTCGCTCCGCGTTGGTGAACGCGCCCTTGAATTCGTTGCCGCTTTGCATGAAGATGACACGCTCGTCTGCCTGATCTCAGGTGGCGGCTCTGCCTTAATGACCGCGCCTTATGTTCCCATCGAAGATCTGCAAACCCTTACATCCCTTTTACTGGCCTGTGGCGCACGTATTGACGAGATCAACACACTACGCCGTCAACTTGACCGCGTCAAGGGCGGAGGTCTGGCGCGTGCCACAAAGGCAAAAGTTATCAGCTTGATTCTTTCGGATGTGATCGGCAATCCGCTCGAAGCAATTGCATCAGGGCCGACAATTCCCGACCCAACAACACGACAGGATGCGCTCAATGTTTTGAAGAAATATGGGATTGAAGAAAAGGTTCCAGATTCAATTCGAGTCTTTTTAGAATCACGAGACTCGCTCTCGCCTTTCCAGAAACAAGCTTCTGGATTCCATATTATTATTGGCGACAACAAACTCGCTGCGCAAGCCGCAATGGAGCAGGCGCAACGTGAAGGTTTTGATACTGAAATATTGACGAATGAATTACAAGGGGAAGCGCGTGAAGTTGGGGCGATGTTGGCACAACGACTTCGTGATGCAATTGCAAAAAGAAAACGTCCGTTTTGCCTGATCGCAGGCGGAGAAACCACCGTTACCATAAAAGGTAACGGCAGAGGCGGGAGGAATCAGGAGCTAGCTTTGGCCGTAGTAAACGAACTCAAGGATTTGGAGAATGTGTGTTTGATCTCACTCGCCACTGACGGAGAAGATGGCCCTACAGATGCGGCCGGTGCGGTTGTGACAGGTGAATCCGCTCAAAGGGCAGAAAAGCTTGGGGTTGATGTGGCAGACTATTTGTCCAGAAATGACGCGTATGCTTTTTTCGATGCGTTAGGCGATTTGATCCGAACCGGCCCCACAGGTACAAATGTCAATGATTTAGTATTTATGTTTGCGCTGTAATGTTTTATTCGCAATTGGAATTGTTGTCACACACAGGTTGTTGCAGTGGGCACTGTAAGTTTGATAATGGCGTTCGGATATATGTAGAACGATTTTCGTCCAAGATAATGACCGCAAGGGCATCAAGATACTTTGTGCTTTTACAGCCGATCACAAGAACATCACTAGCATGGGGAAAATACTCTGACGTGCTTCCAGGTAGAATAATCCCATGTTCTCCATCTGGACCGATCAGGGTGAACGTTGTGCGCGGAAACGGCATTTTGACCGTTGGGTAGAAGAAGGGATCCCCTTGATCCTTTTTGTAGGAACGCG
Proteins encoded in this window:
- a CDS encoding helix-turn-helix transcriptional regulator, with protein sequence MSVRNAILGLLAQKSRHGYELHAAFSAVVGEATWDVKPAQIYTTLERLEESGLVQTKSDLGEGREPDRRIYAITRDGRDALKGWFDDGVPTEHQRDEFFVKLMIGLVSGEADPARIIQTQRSRLYQELHDATAQRDTHDPQIEMAQILLTDKTIMHLEADLRWLDMIEMRLEAIKGQPFPEPEIRRRGRPKKETKEHLPADGKE
- a CDS encoding ABC transporter ATP-binding protein; translation: MSNIQVEKLTKIYGAGVTAITALDHVNVTIRESEFVAIMGPSGCGKSTLLHLLGGLDKPSEGNVLIGGHNLSDLNDDQLTELRRRRIGFVFQFFNLIPVLNALENAALPITLDGVKPAEAKEKATEWLTKFGLADRLANRPDQLSGGQQQRVAIARALVADPELILADEPTGNLDTRSSDEIASLLRDVSKQYKRTVVMVTHDPRIAAYADRIIFLKDGKVVDETLLERKNGKTADFVAGKVKEMGD
- a CDS encoding DUF3597 domain-containing protein; its protein translation is MSLFSKILEKIGIGKKDEVAGATAAAAAAPAKPAAPQAVAATPAKPAAPATPAKPAAPATPASPAIPAAYAGSTGKSMPPKAISQVDVVKHLEELAKGKKLDWKVSIVDLLKLLDIDSSFEARKELATELGCPADLMGDSAKMNVWLHKEVLKQIAANGGNIPKELLD
- a CDS encoding ABC transporter permease encodes the protein MILYLKLAWRNVWRQRRRTFLIAIGMGITMAMLVLYDGVVAGFEQAIYGNAIQLLGGNVQVHAPGYNEKVGRKPLLPMNAPDAIVAAAESQAEVVAASKRIITGGLVTNREGAFAVSVVGIEPEKESKISPVADNISKGDYVSTEDGDLIVIGQGLATAMNIDVGDRITMVANSKNEQERQRTMTVKGIYDVGVPNVEKATIYVSLAEAQALSGLDGQVTEIVVSLKQIGQEPGVMDAINTAAPGYEVTSWETSIPELKETLEMKTGVMGVFGTFMIGIVAIGILNLLMMAVFERTREIGVIGALGLKPRQITLIFLLEGILIGIAGAVIGAVLGTLIYSILGYYGMDYSAFANLTEYTALISGRIYTSLVPMKILKHALTVAIISALAALYPAIQASQREPAEALHYV
- a CDS encoding ABC transporter permease, which gives rise to MNLQLTLAARYLTGRKLRTFLTTLAVIFGVVVIFGMNIIMPTMLNALQVNVQSAEGAVDYSVTHVSGEAFPQTVADKLQGADGVRVYAPSLARTINIPADFFDKDSNKSDNVTAISLIGIDPDAERSLRAFQMMEGRYLQADDSASALISRTLADTLKVNVGNTFRIPSVDGTTELTIVGILPAKIAPGNETVWVNLPDAQKITDSSGKINTININTEAMAMEERRAEVQANIETTLGDQYQVGTLLTGTEMFASLELAQTMFNVFGVLALFMGGFIIFNTFRTVIAERRRDIGLLRALGANRRTIIGIIVAEGLLQGIIGTGLGLILGYLFGWGTIRLAEPFMSQFVNLNLGNPVISPLLFFGSIFLGVGVTVTAGLIPAFNASNVTPLEALRPSVAETQFDRQTGIGFVGGVIIIVLTVIAILSGQPAFIIPGGFLFLLGLVLIAPALVRPFASIFGRVIALFYARKGIGELAQGNITRQPSRVAVTASTSMLALAIIVAIGGMISSLTFVLYDMMRDNLGSDYIFIPPAIALWGSNVGAKPEFAEQLKAIDGVDQISTLRFANAKSNGQAISILGIDPVSYPAVSGLYFQSSLYADDNSAYTSLAEGRNIIVNGALLVGLGKQVGDTIDLVTPNGTLTYRIVAMGTDMLNTKVVTGYISQANLQTDFGATDDVYLQLNLKKDADRVAADKAIRALAENYPTFKVVSGTEYYESLRSQMDIAFSGLYIIFLLLAVPSLIAMVNTLTISVIERTREIGMIRAAGGTRKQVRTMVVIEALLLAAIGTAFGILGGLYLGYVIVVAMAGIFPLGYLFPASGILTAIAIGLLFGAFAAIIPARQAAGMNVVEALRYE